A part of Sebastes umbrosus isolate fSebUmb1 chromosome 21, fSebUmb1.pri, whole genome shotgun sequence genomic DNA contains:
- the LOC119480450 gene encoding poly(U)-binding-splicing factor PUF60-like isoform X4 produces MAVTETAGGEALTMENGQGTGSKLGLPPLTPEQQEALQRAKKYAMEQSIKSVLVKQTIAHQQQQLTNLQMAAVTMGFGDPLSPLQSVAAQRQRALAIMCRVYVGSIYYELGEDTIRQAFAPFGPIKSIDMSWDSVTMKHKGFAFVEYDVPEAAQLALEQMNSVMLGGRNIKVGRPSNIGQAQPIIDQLAEEARAFNRIYVASVHPDLSDDDIKSVFEAFGRIKSCTLARDPTTGRHRGFGFIEYEKPQSALDAVSSMNLFDLGGQYLRVGKAVTPPMPLLTPTTPGGLPPAAAVAAAAATAKITAQEAVAGASVLGALAAPQLLSQQMGIPQAVMAAQAPGVITGVYQDMSVTPVRPPIPVLPQVGLVNPVLASPPVLSNQAGGSNQQERKEEKEESLQDGTGQEMLSDQEHMSISGSSARHMVMQKLLRKSESTVMVLRNMVGPEDIDDDLEGEVTEECGKFGSVNRVIIYQEKQGEEEDADIIVKIFVEFSMASEMNKAIQALNDRWFGGRKVVAEVYDQDRFNSSDLSA; encoded by the exons ATGGCGGTTACGGAGACTGCG GGAGGTGAAGCCCTGACGATGGAGAATGGACAGGGCACAGGCTCCAAGCTTGGCCTGCCGCCTCTCACCCCAGAGCAGCAGGAGGCACTTCAGAGG gCAAAGAAGTATGCCATGGAACAAAGCATTAAGAGTGTGTTGGTGAAGCAGACCATTGCCCATCAGCAACAACAGCTCACCAACCTGCAG atgGCAGCAGTGACAATGGGCTTTGGAGATCCTCTCTCACCTTTACAATCG GTGGCAGCTCAGCGGCAACGTGCCCTAGCCATCATGTGTCGGGTGTATGTGGGCTCCATATACTATGAGCTTGGTGAGGACACCATCAGACAGGCCTTTGCCCCTTTCGGCCCAATCAAGAGCATTGACATGTCTTGGGATTCTGTTACAATGAAACACAAG GGGTTTGCCTTTGTGGAGTATGACGTGCCAGAGGCTGCTCAGCTGGCTCTGGAGCAGATGAATTCAGTCATGCTGGGGGGGAGAAACATTAAG GTTGGGCGGCCAAGTAACATCGGTCAGGCGCAACCCATCATTGACCAGCTGGCAGAGGAGGCGCGCGCCTTTAATCGGATCTACGTGGCCTCCGTCCACCCCGACCTGTCAGATGATGACATCAAGAGTGTGTTTGAGGCCTTCGGAAGGATCAAGTCATGCACGTTAGCCAGAGACCCCACCACAGGGCGACACAGAGGCTTTGGCTTCATCG AGTATGAAAAGCCTCAGTCAGCCCTGGACGCTGTGTCTTCTATGAACCTCTTTGACCTGGGGGGTCAGTACCTACGGGTGGGCAAAGCAGTGACTCCGCCCATGCCCCTACTGACCCCCACGACCCCCGGTGGTCTGCCGCCTGCTGCAGCGGTGGCCGCAGCGGCAGCCACCGCTAAGATAACGGCCCAG GAGGCTGTAGCCGGCGCTTCAGTCCTGGGGGCGTTAGCCGCGCCCCAGCTTCTCAGTCAGCAAATGGGAATACCTCAGGCTGTTATGGCTGCCCAGGCACCAGGGGTCATCACAGGTGTGTACCAAGACATGA GTGTGACTCCAGTGCGTCCTCCCATACCAGTGCTTCCCCAGGTCGGGCTCGTGAACCCCGTGCTCGCATCGCCGCCGGTCCTGTCCAATCAAGCCGGTGGCTCCAACCAacaagagaggaaagaagagaaggaggagtcGCTGCAGGATGGTACAGGCCAGGAGATGTTGAGTGACCAAGAACACATGAGCATCTCGGGCAGCAGTGCCAGACATATGGTGATGCAGAAACTGCTTAGAAAATCAGAG TCCACGGTGATGGTGCTTCGAAATATGGTTGGACCTGAGGACATAGACGACGACCTGGAGGGCGAGGTGACGGAAGAGTGCGGGAAGTTTGGCTCCGTCAACAGAGTCATCATATACCAAGAAAaacaaggagaagaggaggatgcaGATATCATTGTCAAAATCTTTGTAGAGTTTTCCATGGCCTCAGAGATGAATAAAGCCATCCAGGCCCTCAATGACCGCTGGTTCGGAGGTCGCAAAGTTGTCGCAGAGGTGTACGACCAAGACCGTTTCAACAGCAGTGATCTCTCTGCATAA